One segment of Rubripirellula amarantea DNA contains the following:
- a CDS encoding NirA family protein: MTDKAFSEEQKQFLSGFAFGSDVARAVSNLPIISGSGSPTGTTLKVGGGASTIDGSVVASRPEMLALQAQADAEAAGKKLSIEEKAKREKNPLDMWDEIIARSNAGTFPKGTDVFLTKFHGLFHVAPAQDSFMCRMRIPGGVLHAWQFRGLADLSDRSAGGYIDVTTRANLQFREIPADQAAHILYGLRDVDVISLGSGGDNIRNCTASTLSGIDGTELVETIPLAKRMHNYILNHREMYGLPRKFNIAFDGGGKVSALDDTNDIGFHAVLVTPEHASEDLLAGVYFQLTLGGITGHKDFARPTGVLLTADECYEVAGGIVRVFVKTGDRTDRKKARLKYVLDDMGFDLFLEAVEKQIGRKLRRVDQSRLSVPHNEDRSAHVGFHLQKQPGLSYVGVVLPVGRITSDQARSLADIAQRYGNGEIRFTVWQNLIIPFIANEDINEVDEKIRAIGLNTQASSFRAGLVACTGSAGCKYAAADTKANAMAIAEALESQFELDQPINIHVTGCHHSCAQHYIGDIGLIGCKVERGDDMVDGYHIHLGGGWGDRQGIARLLFEYVVAEDCPQTIACIVGGYLERRQEGESFVQFASRSSDEELKSLLNVSV; encoded by the coding sequence ATGACTGACAAAGCTTTCTCGGAAGAGCAAAAACAATTCCTGTCGGGATTCGCATTCGGTTCCGATGTCGCTCGCGCCGTCAGCAATCTGCCGATTATTAGCGGTAGTGGCTCACCGACTGGGACAACCCTGAAGGTAGGTGGCGGTGCAAGCACCATTGACGGATCCGTAGTTGCAAGCCGTCCCGAGATGCTTGCTCTGCAAGCTCAAGCCGATGCCGAAGCTGCCGGCAAGAAACTGAGCATTGAGGAAAAGGCAAAGCGAGAGAAGAATCCACTTGATATGTGGGACGAGATCATCGCTAGAAGCAACGCGGGAACGTTCCCTAAAGGTACCGATGTCTTTTTAACAAAATTTCACGGGCTCTTTCACGTTGCACCCGCGCAAGATTCATTCATGTGCCGAATGCGAATTCCCGGCGGAGTCTTGCACGCTTGGCAGTTCCGAGGTTTGGCTGATTTAAGCGATCGTTCAGCCGGTGGGTACATTGATGTGACCACTCGCGCGAACCTGCAGTTTCGCGAAATTCCCGCTGATCAGGCCGCCCATATTCTGTATGGACTTCGCGACGTCGATGTTATCAGCCTCGGATCAGGAGGCGACAACATTCGCAACTGCACCGCCAGCACATTGTCCGGTATTGATGGCACGGAATTAGTAGAAACCATTCCGTTGGCCAAGCGAATGCATAACTACATTTTGAATCATCGCGAGATGTATGGATTGCCACGCAAGTTCAACATTGCCTTCGATGGTGGCGGGAAGGTGTCGGCACTGGACGACACAAACGACATCGGCTTTCATGCCGTGTTGGTAACCCCAGAACACGCTAGTGAAGATCTACTAGCGGGTGTTTACTTTCAACTGACTCTCGGTGGGATTACTGGTCACAAGGATTTTGCTCGACCAACCGGCGTGTTGCTAACCGCCGACGAATGCTACGAGGTTGCGGGCGGAATCGTGCGAGTCTTCGTCAAAACGGGTGACCGCACGGATCGCAAGAAAGCAAGGTTGAAATATGTATTGGACGACATGGGATTCGACCTTTTTCTTGAAGCCGTTGAGAAGCAAATCGGTCGAAAGCTAAGACGTGTCGACCAGTCTCGGCTTAGTGTTCCTCACAACGAGGACCGATCCGCCCACGTCGGATTTCATCTCCAGAAACAACCGGGTTTGAGCTATGTCGGTGTCGTTTTGCCGGTGGGACGCATCACTAGCGACCAAGCCAGATCACTAGCTGACATTGCACAGCGATACGGAAATGGCGAAATCCGTTTCACGGTGTGGCAGAACCTGATCATTCCATTCATTGCCAACGAAGACATCAACGAGGTTGATGAAAAGATTCGAGCGATTGGATTGAACACTCAAGCAAGCTCCTTTCGGGCGGGATTAGTCGCATGCACGGGGAGTGCCGGATGCAAGTACGCTGCCGCCGACACGAAGGCAAACGCCATGGCAATCGCTGAAGCCCTCGAATCGCAATTCGAGCTTGACCAGCCCATCAATATTCACGTCACTGGTTGCCATCACAGTTGTGCTCAGCACTACATCGGCGACATCGGACTCATTGGTTGTAAGGTCGAACGCGGGGATGACATGGTGGACGGATACCACATTCATCTAGGCGGCGGTTGGGGCGATCGTCAGGGAATCGCTCGGTTGCTATTCGAGTATGTCGTGGCCGAAGATTGTCCTCAAACGATCGCATGCATCGTGGGCGGTTATCTAGAACGACGTCAGGAAGGCGAAAGTTTTGTTCAGTTTGCAAGTCGCAGTAGTGACGAAGAGCTCAAGTCATTGTTGAACGTGAGCGTTTAG